From Paenibacillus polymyxa, the proteins below share one genomic window:
- a CDS encoding ABC transporter substrate-binding protein produces MLLRRKSMALMLMAVVLMAGLLQGCSFKTDEKDGPGTELVLWTFNELHEKFFLQMADQWNQQHPDELINLKANTFPYDNHHSKLSIALQSGVGAPDIADIEVNKIGNFLKGIPQLVPLNPVIDPEINNIVPSRVQIYGKDGKYYGIDFHVGAEVMYYNKEIMDQAGVDPDSIVTWADYAAAGKQVLAKTGKPMATLETNDLWSYWPMISQQNSDFLDDKGELTLDNETNIKTLEFLQQMIKDKIAIPAPGGGHHMEEYYGFMNKGGAASVWMPMWYMGRFTDYMPDLKGKVIIRPMPAWEKGGYRSAGMGGTGTVVTNQSKHQDLAMRFLAFAKLSKQGNVEIWKQLGFDPIRSEVWTMPEAKAKNKFTDYFGTNIFDTLIEVKDEINAVHIGPKTPDIASAVRNKILYRTLQSGEDPATVLHELADELR; encoded by the coding sequence ATGCTGCTGCGAAGAAAAAGCATGGCTTTGATGCTTATGGCGGTGGTTTTGATGGCTGGACTGCTGCAAGGTTGTTCTTTCAAGACTGATGAAAAGGATGGGCCGGGAACAGAACTTGTATTATGGACATTCAATGAACTGCATGAGAAGTTTTTTCTGCAAATGGCTGACCAATGGAACCAACAGCACCCTGATGAATTGATTAATTTGAAAGCGAATACATTTCCTTATGACAACCACCACAGCAAGCTCTCGATTGCGTTGCAATCAGGGGTGGGAGCGCCAGATATCGCGGATATTGAGGTCAACAAAATTGGTAATTTCCTCAAAGGAATACCGCAATTGGTCCCGCTCAATCCGGTGATTGACCCTGAGATCAATAACATTGTGCCTTCCAGAGTACAGATTTACGGCAAAGACGGTAAGTATTACGGCATTGACTTTCACGTTGGAGCCGAAGTGATGTATTACAATAAAGAGATTATGGATCAGGCGGGGGTAGACCCGGATTCCATCGTTACCTGGGCAGACTACGCTGCTGCTGGCAAGCAAGTGCTGGCCAAAACGGGCAAGCCGATGGCGACCTTGGAGACCAATGACCTGTGGAGCTACTGGCCGATGATCTCCCAGCAAAATTCAGATTTTTTGGATGACAAGGGCGAGTTGACGCTGGATAACGAAACCAATATTAAAACACTTGAGTTTCTCCAACAGATGATAAAAGACAAAATCGCTATTCCCGCACCGGGTGGCGGGCATCATATGGAGGAATACTACGGGTTTATGAACAAAGGCGGGGCCGCTTCAGTGTGGATGCCGATGTGGTATATGGGACGTTTTACGGATTACATGCCTGACTTGAAAGGAAAAGTCATCATTAGACCGATGCCGGCGTGGGAAAAAGGCGGCTATCGCTCAGCAGGTATGGGCGGGACCGGAACGGTAGTCACGAACCAATCGAAGCACCAGGATTTGGCGATGCGTTTTCTAGCCTTTGCCAAGCTGTCCAAGCAAGGGAATGTGGAGATTTGGAAGCAACTAGGGTTTGATCCCATCCGCAGTGAAGTGTGGACTATGCCGGAAGCCAAAGCCAAAAATAAATTTACGGATTATTTCGGAACGAATATTTTTGATACGCTGATCGAAGTAAAAGATGAAATCAATGCGGTGCATATTGGACCGAAAACGCCTGACATCGCCAGTGCTGTACGTAATAAAATACTTTATCGGACACTACAGAGTGGCGAAGATCCAGCCACGGTGCTGCATGAGCTAGCAGATGAACTGAGATAG
- a CDS encoding ABC transporter substrate-binding protein gives MRKNRFEGSGLKRSWVALSLVACMIMLSACGQAADKQASDTKADDSAQTTISADSRIASMSIHLTNNLLALGITPAGSVIGGDVKDFLPHVKDRLQNTRKLGVVTDPDMEAVLELQPDHIFLDKKYSGTDVAKFEKIAPTEVFDLDEGTWKDQLKKIAAMVKHEAQADTFLKDYDTQRERVKKLIHSKIGDGTVMAVRVTAKEVRVMGMKRPVGPLLYQDLGLKPAKGVEKINKAYQVVSQEVLPDYNADAILVIISKGTDAQKVYKQLEGNTVWQGLKAVKQGHVYMLDGQPWLDYSAMGHKIALDNAEQLFSK, from the coding sequence ATGAGAAAAAATAGATTTGAGGGTTCAGGGCTTAAACGTTCATGGGTAGCCCTGTCTCTTGTGGCATGCATGATCATGCTGTCCGCTTGTGGACAAGCAGCAGACAAACAGGCTAGCGATACGAAAGCGGACGATAGTGCCCAAACCACCATTAGTGCGGATTCGCGTATTGCCTCAATGTCTATTCATTTGACGAATAATCTGCTGGCATTGGGCATTACTCCAGCAGGTTCAGTTATTGGTGGAGATGTGAAGGATTTTCTGCCCCATGTAAAAGATCGTCTTCAAAATACTCGTAAGCTGGGAGTTGTCACAGACCCCGATATGGAAGCGGTACTGGAACTTCAACCTGATCATATCTTCCTCGACAAAAAATATTCAGGAACTGATGTGGCCAAGTTTGAAAAAATTGCACCAACCGAGGTTTTTGATTTGGATGAAGGTACATGGAAAGATCAATTGAAAAAAATAGCTGCCATGGTTAAACATGAAGCACAGGCAGACACTTTTCTGAAAGATTATGATACACAGAGGGAACGGGTCAAAAAGCTCATTCATTCCAAAATCGGAGACGGGACTGTCATGGCTGTACGTGTCACAGCGAAAGAAGTTCGTGTCATGGGGATGAAGCGTCCAGTAGGACCGTTATTGTATCAGGACTTAGGCTTGAAGCCAGCCAAAGGTGTGGAAAAGATCAACAAGGCCTACCAGGTTGTATCCCAAGAGGTTTTGCCGGATTATAATGCCGATGCCATCCTGGTTATTATTAGTAAAGGTACGGATGCGCAAAAGGTATACAAGCAGCTGGAGGGGAATACAGTATGGCAAGGACTTAAGGCTGTGAAGCAAGGTCATGTCTACATGCTGGACGGACAGCCTTGGCTGGACTATTCCGCGATGGGGCACAAAATTGCATTGGATAATGCAGAACAACTATTTTCCAAATAA
- a CDS encoding dioxygenase: MTLPSIFVAHGSPTLAVENNAYTSFLAKLGASLPRPKGIVIFSAHWDSPDQCIGADDQHAALHDFYGFPEEMYTLDYPAPGDPKLYEEIGHLFSQHNLFHQPVRNRGLDHGVWVVLRHIYPDADIPVVPLSIDSRRDPQEQYEIGRMLAPLRDQGILILGSGGLVHNLRTLEQTSEPADWAVQYDDWIAQQLQDWNLRHLFQYDKKAPYAKQAVPSYGIEHFSPLFYVMGAADHDRSARKLFQSYVLGSLSLNCWVFGQETNL, from the coding sequence ATGACATTACCCTCAATTTTTGTTGCGCATGGTTCACCGACACTGGCTGTAGAAAATAACGCATATACCAGTTTTCTTGCAAAGCTGGGCGCGAGCCTGCCCCGACCCAAAGGAATTGTCATTTTTTCCGCGCATTGGGATAGCCCCGATCAATGTATCGGCGCGGATGATCAGCATGCAGCGTTGCACGATTTCTACGGCTTTCCTGAAGAAATGTACACTCTTGATTACCCTGCACCAGGCGATCCAAAGCTGTATGAGGAGATAGGGCATCTGTTCAGTCAGCATAACCTGTTCCACCAGCCGGTTCGGAACCGGGGACTGGATCATGGAGTATGGGTGGTTTTGCGGCATATATATCCTGATGCGGACATACCGGTCGTACCCTTATCCATTGATTCACGGCGCGATCCTCAGGAGCAATACGAGATTGGACGGATGCTGGCGCCACTGCGTGATCAAGGGATTTTGATCCTCGGTAGTGGAGGTTTGGTCCACAACTTGCGGACACTCGAGCAGACGAGTGAGCCAGCCGATTGGGCCGTTCAATATGATGACTGGATCGCACAGCAGCTTCAAGACTGGAATTTGCGTCATCTGTTCCAATATGACAAGAAGGCTCCGTATGCCAAGCAGGCGGTTCCTTCGTATGGAATAGAGCATTTTTCACCTTTGTTTTACGTGATGGGAGCTGCCGATCATGATCGCTCCGCGCGTAAGCTTTTTCAGTCGTATGTCCTTGGCTCATTAAGCCTGAATTGTTGGGTTTTTGGTCAAGAAACTAATCTGTAA
- the ilvA gene encoding threonine ammonia-lyase IlvA: MEPTETQKTEPATASTVGMEDIVRAHHMLREVIVRTPLQRDAVLSAKYNCNVYLKREDLQVVRSFKIRGAYNMIRSLTPEQMEKGIVCASAGNHAQGVAFSCNALGIHGKIFMPSTTPNQKVKQVRRFGGDSVEVILTGDTFDDAYDEAMKVCSEQGMTFIHPFDQPKIIAGNGTIAMEVMESLDTPADYMFVTIGGGGLAAGVSTYVKTVSPTTKVIGVEPLGAASMTEAMRLNKVVTLEQIDKFVDGAAVKRVGQLTYDICKHTLDDIVKVPEGKACTAILALYNENAIVVEPAGSLPVAALDLYREQIQGKTVVCIVSGGNNDIDRMQEIKERSLIYEGLKHYFMVNFPQRAGALREFLQDVLGPDDDITRFEYTKKNDKENGPALVGIELFHKEDYLPLIERMNRKGIQYTELNKNENLFNMLI, encoded by the coding sequence ATGGAACCAACAGAAACCCAGAAAACTGAGCCGGCCACAGCGTCAACCGTTGGCATGGAGGATATTGTACGGGCGCATCATATGCTGCGTGAGGTGATTGTTCGTACACCTTTACAGAGGGATGCCGTCCTATCGGCCAAATATAACTGTAATGTGTATCTGAAACGAGAGGATCTCCAAGTTGTGCGGTCCTTTAAAATCCGTGGAGCTTACAACATGATCCGCAGCTTGACTCCTGAGCAGATGGAAAAAGGGATCGTGTGTGCGAGTGCGGGTAATCATGCACAAGGTGTGGCTTTTTCATGTAACGCGCTCGGCATCCACGGTAAAATATTTATGCCGAGCACAACGCCTAATCAGAAGGTGAAGCAGGTACGTCGCTTTGGCGGAGACAGTGTAGAGGTTATTTTGACCGGAGATACATTTGACGATGCTTATGACGAGGCTATGAAGGTGTGTAGCGAGCAGGGAATGACCTTCATCCATCCGTTCGATCAGCCGAAAATTATCGCGGGTAATGGTACGATTGCGATGGAAGTGATGGAGAGTCTGGATACACCTGCGGACTATATGTTCGTGACGATTGGCGGCGGCGGTTTGGCGGCAGGCGTAAGCACATATGTTAAAACTGTGAGTCCGACCACCAAAGTAATCGGCGTAGAGCCCCTGGGCGCAGCATCAATGACGGAAGCGATGCGTTTGAACAAGGTCGTTACACTGGAGCAAATAGACAAGTTTGTTGACGGTGCTGCGGTGAAGCGAGTGGGTCAGTTAACGTATGACATTTGTAAACATACCTTGGATGATATTGTGAAGGTACCGGAGGGCAAGGCATGTACAGCGATTCTGGCGCTGTATAATGAAAATGCGATTGTTGTGGAGCCTGCGGGCTCGCTGCCTGTAGCAGCACTTGATCTGTATCGTGAGCAGATTCAAGGCAAAACAGTAGTCTGTATCGTCAGTGGTGGCAATAACGATATTGATCGTATGCAGGAGATTAAGGAACGCTCCCTGATATACGAAGGGCTAAAACATTATTTCATGGTTAATTTCCCGCAAAGAGCAGGGGCACTGCGTGAGTTTCTTCAGGATGTGCTTGGACCAGACGATGACATCACAAGGTTTGAGTATACGAAAAAGAATGATAAGGAAAATGGCCCGGCGCTGGTCGGCATTGAGTTGTTCCACAAGGAGGACTATCTTCCTTTAATTGAACGGATGAATCGCAAAGGGATTCAATATACGGAATTAAACAAAAATGAGAATCTGTTTAATATGCTAATCTAA
- a CDS encoding carbohydrate ABC transporter permease has product MATPVHTNANVPTGQPPKTQRPTRSQWSRFIHSSRTAPYVFVLPFLLSFALFFAYPVISTVIMSFQEVLPGITTYVGLENYKDLMNPTFGKAILNSVLYTLLTLVVLIPLPLVLAVLLNSPKMPGRGLFRSVMFIPALTSVVVAGTIFRLMFGELDGSLMNSLLGIFGLEPYKWLMNANTGFLALIVLALWRWLGVNMLYYMSGLQNIPPELYEAAQIDGASRFDSFWRITIPMLKPVTIYVFTISIYAGLSMFTESYMLWNGNNSPNDIGLTIVGYLYRQGLEQNSMGFGAAVGIVLLVFTLVLNLIQLKFFGMFRKED; this is encoded by the coding sequence ATGGCAACGCCCGTTCATACGAACGCTAATGTACCGACAGGTCAGCCGCCAAAAACTCAGCGTCCGACCAGAAGCCAATGGAGCCGCTTTATTCATTCCAGTCGTACGGCACCGTATGTATTTGTCCTTCCATTTTTACTGTCCTTTGCGCTGTTTTTTGCGTATCCGGTCATCTCGACGGTCATTATGAGCTTTCAGGAAGTCTTGCCTGGGATAACAACTTATGTTGGCCTGGAAAATTATAAGGATTTAATGAATCCTACATTTGGAAAAGCAATATTGAACAGTGTCCTGTACACGCTGCTTACACTGGTCGTGTTGATTCCTCTGCCACTGGTACTGGCGGTATTGCTAAATTCGCCTAAAATGCCGGGTAGAGGGCTGTTTCGTTCCGTAATGTTCATACCCGCACTTACCTCAGTGGTGGTAGCAGGAACAATCTTCCGACTCATGTTCGGGGAATTGGATGGCTCGCTGATGAACTCCCTGTTGGGGATATTCGGTCTTGAGCCTTACAAATGGCTAATGAATGCGAACACCGGCTTTTTAGCGTTGATCGTGCTGGCCTTATGGAGATGGCTGGGGGTAAACATGCTGTACTACATGTCGGGGTTACAGAACATTCCTCCCGAGTTGTATGAAGCTGCTCAGATCGATGGGGCAAGCCGCTTTGATTCATTTTGGCGGATTACGATTCCTATGCTAAAACCCGTGACAATCTACGTATTTACGATCAGTATTTATGCCGGATTGTCCATGTTCACCGAGAGCTATATGCTGTGGAACGGAAACAACTCTCCGAATGATATTGGATTGACGATCGTTGGCTATCTCTATCGCCAAGGTCTGGAACAGAACAGCATGGGCTTTGGAGCAGCGGTGGGTATTGTATTGCTCGTATTCACATTAGTACTGAACCTGATCCAGCTCAAATTTTTTGGCATGTTTCGGAAGGAGGATTAA
- a CDS encoding DoxX family membrane protein has product MFNNWLRENKVAMWLLTVVRVYLGYEWMTHGLEKLTGGFDAGGFISGAIAKTGGDHPAVQGWWGSFLEAFALPNVGLFNVLIPLGEFLVGVGLLLGTLTTLATLMAMVMNFSFLFSGTVSTNAIYLLVEIFLIVAGANAGRIGFDRWVLPFLRGLFGKNKDTYQTDPNRKIA; this is encoded by the coding sequence ATGTTTAACAACTGGTTACGTGAGAACAAAGTAGCAATGTGGCTGCTGACTGTAGTACGGGTTTATCTAGGTTATGAATGGATGACCCACGGACTTGAGAAGCTGACTGGCGGATTCGATGCAGGTGGATTTATCTCGGGGGCCATTGCTAAAACAGGTGGAGATCATCCCGCTGTACAAGGCTGGTGGGGATCGTTCCTTGAAGCCTTTGCCCTGCCGAATGTCGGTTTGTTTAACGTCCTGATCCCATTGGGTGAGTTCTTGGTCGGGGTTGGCCTACTGCTTGGTACATTGACTACACTGGCTACTTTGATGGCTATGGTTATGAACTTCTCGTTCCTGTTCTCGGGTACAGTAAGCACCAATGCAATCTACCTGTTGGTTGAAATCTTCCTTATCGTTGCTGGTGCAAATGCCGGAAGAATCGGCTTTGACCGTTGGGTACTGCCCTTCCTGCGTGGACTGTTTGGTAAAAATAAAGATACTTATCAAACGGACCCCAATCGAAAAATAGCTTAA
- a CDS encoding glycoside hydrolase family 43 protein → MLKAWKKSVQGKFARTAFAAVTSAALLLSVVPSTSAEHWALTGDVAVHDPSITKEGNAWYIFSTGQGIQVQRSDDGRNFYRLPQIFLSPPSWWKSYVPKQTPNDVWAPDAQKYNGRVWVYYSISTFGSRTSAIGLTSATSIGAGSWRDDGLVLRTTDSDDYNAIDPNLVIDASGNPWLSFGSWNTGLKVTRLDKNTMKPTGQIYSIARRTAGGLEAPHVTYRNGYYYLFASIDNCCKGVNSNYKIVYGRSTNITGPYVDKSGKSMMDGGGTILDAGNDRWKGPGGQSVYNNSVIARHAYDATDGGNPKLLISDLKWDSAGWPTY, encoded by the coding sequence ATGTTGAAAGCATGGAAAAAATCAGTACAGGGTAAATTCGCCCGAACAGCGTTTGCTGCCGTAACTTCGGCTGCTTTGTTGCTGTCCGTGGTGCCGTCCACATCGGCCGAGCATTGGGCGTTAACAGGCGATGTGGCAGTACATGATCCATCCATCACGAAGGAAGGCAATGCATGGTATATTTTCTCCACAGGACAGGGAATACAGGTTCAAAGATCAGATGACGGCCGTAATTTTTACAGATTGCCGCAAATATTCTTGTCGCCGCCATCATGGTGGAAATCGTATGTACCTAAACAAACCCCAAATGATGTGTGGGCACCGGATGCTCAAAAGTACAATGGACGTGTGTGGGTGTACTATTCCATTTCTACTTTTGGGTCTCGTACTTCGGCCATTGGCTTGACTTCAGCAACGAGCATTGGCGCAGGAAGCTGGAGAGATGATGGACTGGTGCTGCGTACAACGGATTCTGACGATTATAATGCGATTGACCCGAATCTGGTCATTGACGCTTCCGGTAACCCGTGGCTTTCCTTCGGTTCATGGAATACGGGCTTGAAAGTGACTCGACTGGATAAAAATACGATGAAGCCTACGGGTCAGATTTATTCTATTGCTAGACGTACAGCTGGTGGTTTGGAAGCACCGCATGTTACATACCGCAATGGCTATTATTATCTGTTTGCTTCCATTGATAACTGCTGCAAAGGCGTGAACAGTAATTACAAAATCGTTTATGGTCGCTCCACCAATATCACTGGGCCATATGTGGACAAGAGCGGAAAAAGCATGATGGACGGCGGTGGAACGATATTGGATGCGGGGAATGATCGCTGGAAGGGACCGGGCGGACAATCTGTCTATAACAACAGTGTGATTGCGCGTCATGCCTATGATGCCACCGATGGCGGAAATCCAAAGCTGCTGATTAGTGATTTGAAATGGGATTCCGCAGGCTGGCCTACGTATTAA
- a CDS encoding alpha/beta hydrolase produces the protein MERQIGIRFENEELAATIHYPNRTNEGERQRRVPLVVICHGFVGNRIGVDRLFVKTARELAEGGYFVLRFDFAGCGESTGEYGKQGLESMINQTRTVLDYAVNCADIDPTKVTLIGHSLGGAVALLTAVRDKRVQNLVLWSAVGYPFNDIVKITERSVYDESVKTGHADYLGYKFTPAYFESLAQFQPFQEAVKFNGDVLVIHGTSDDIIPVDYAFLFQKVFWMRPEGRCDKEIIFQGDHTFSSGKERQQLIDRTLEWLDEQENIQRDWQHWMI, from the coding sequence ATGGAACGGCAAATTGGAATTCGTTTTGAAAATGAGGAACTGGCCGCTACAATTCATTATCCAAACCGTACAAATGAGGGAGAGCGTCAAAGACGTGTTCCACTCGTTGTTATTTGCCACGGTTTTGTGGGCAATCGAATCGGAGTCGATCGATTATTTGTCAAGACTGCGCGTGAACTGGCTGAAGGGGGGTATTTTGTACTGCGCTTTGATTTTGCCGGTTGTGGAGAAAGCACTGGTGAATACGGCAAGCAGGGGCTCGAATCCATGATCAATCAGACACGCACTGTGTTGGATTACGCCGTGAATTGCGCGGACATTGACCCGACTAAGGTGACGTTGATCGGTCACAGTTTGGGGGGCGCAGTTGCCCTTCTCACAGCTGTTCGGGACAAGAGAGTACAGAACCTGGTCCTTTGGTCAGCTGTCGGCTATCCATTCAACGACATTGTCAAAATTACGGAGCGAAGCGTATACGACGAATCTGTTAAAACCGGTCATGCAGACTACCTGGGCTATAAGTTCACACCAGCTTATTTTGAGTCATTAGCTCAATTCCAACCGTTCCAGGAGGCCGTTAAATTTAACGGTGATGTGCTCGTTATTCATGGCACCTCGGATGATATCATTCCTGTGGATTATGCGTTTCTGTTTCAAAAGGTGTTCTGGATGCGTCCAGAAGGACGCTGTGATAAGGAGATTATTTTTCAGGGAGATCACACTTTCTCATCAGGTAAAGAGCGGCAACAGCTGATTGACCGCACACTGGAATGGCTGGATGAACAAGAAAATATTCAACGGGATTGGCAGCATTGGATGATCTGA
- a CDS encoding carbohydrate ABC transporter permease: MAQKQKGPLSAFLVVLFILFAGFALFPLFAVTLASFKPSTELLRYGLNLKLEWAIMSLKNYAFIFQGTTDYFQWYWNSLVITILFTVLCLILSAMVGYGLEMYRFRLKNVIFTLVLVVMMIPVEIIMLPLYKLMIGMKLINTVWGVILPFVVAPIPIFFFRQYLSGVPKDFMDAARVDGCSEYGIFVRIMMPLMAPAFAAMAILQAMNSWNNFLWPMIVLRTNDMLTLPIGLSSLLTPYGNNYDVLIAGSVLAILPILVVFLFFQRYFIEGMTAGGVKG; the protein is encoded by the coding sequence ATGGCTCAGAAACAAAAAGGCCCGTTATCTGCATTTCTCGTTGTCCTGTTCATTCTGTTTGCCGGGTTCGCCCTGTTTCCGCTATTTGCCGTGACGCTTGCCTCATTCAAGCCATCAACGGAGCTGTTGCGCTACGGCTTGAATCTCAAGCTGGAGTGGGCCATCATGTCCTTAAAAAACTATGCGTTCATCTTTCAGGGGACGACGGATTATTTTCAATGGTACTGGAATAGTCTTGTCATTACTATCTTGTTTACGGTGTTATGTCTGATATTGTCCGCGATGGTCGGGTATGGCCTGGAGATGTATCGTTTTAGACTGAAAAATGTGATTTTTACACTGGTGTTGGTCGTGATGATGATCCCGGTAGAAATTATTATGCTGCCACTTTACAAACTCATGATCGGTATGAAGCTGATCAATACGGTATGGGGTGTGATTTTGCCATTTGTCGTCGCACCGATTCCGATCTTTTTCTTCCGTCAATATTTAAGCGGGGTACCCAAGGACTTTATGGATGCTGCACGGGTTGACGGCTGTTCAGAGTATGGTATTTTTGTGCGGATTATGATGCCTCTGATGGCACCTGCCTTTGCGGCAATGGCTATTTTACAAGCTATGAACAGTTGGAATAACTTCCTGTGGCCGATGATCGTATTGCGTACTAACGACATGCTGACACTGCCAATCGGTCTGTCCAGTCTGCTGACGCCATATGGCAACAATTATGATGTGCTGATTGCCGGTTCAGTCCTGGCTATTTTGCCGATTCTCGTCGTGTTTCTGTTCTTCCAGCGTTACTTTATTGAAGGGATGACTGCAGGCGGGGTGAAAGGATAA
- a CDS encoding FecCD family ABC transporter permease — translation MDKHTASTERNAPEVASVARPVLRAGRIRQALLFTASAVLLTLAIFAAISFGAKDLTVSTVWSAVFHYDRSLMTHRIIHELRLPRVLGAAIIGAALAVAGSLIQGITRNPLGDTGVLGINAGAMFVVAVSFAFFPDLPYGTLIILSFLGALMSTLLVFGLGASAPGGLTPMRLTVSGAVTAALLGSMTSGIAIYFDLSQDLAFWYAGGVAGIKWSQLKILAPILLIVIAWSMGLARSISLISMGDEVALNLGLNLRRIRLLGLLTVVVLAGLSVSAAGAIGFVGLVVPHIARKLIGVDYRQIVPLSAILGAVLLVLADLGARMANPPEELAIGIMVSFIGVPFFLFLARKERREL, via the coding sequence ATGGACAAACATACAGCTTCGACAGAGAGGAACGCTCCTGAAGTAGCCTCTGTAGCCCGTCCGGTGCTCCGAGCGGGTAGGATTCGGCAGGCGTTGTTGTTTACAGCTTCTGCTGTATTGTTGACCTTGGCCATATTCGCTGCCATTTCTTTTGGAGCCAAAGACCTGACCGTAAGCACGGTGTGGTCGGCAGTATTCCACTATGATCGTTCGCTGATGACACACAGGATCATTCATGAGCTGCGATTGCCGCGTGTACTCGGTGCAGCTATCATTGGGGCTGCCCTGGCGGTTGCAGGCTCTCTGATACAAGGCATTACACGCAATCCGTTGGGGGATACAGGTGTGCTGGGCATTAACGCAGGAGCGATGTTTGTAGTTGCAGTGAGTTTTGCTTTTTTCCCCGATCTACCTTATGGGACGTTAATTATATTGTCGTTCCTGGGGGCACTGATGAGTACCTTACTGGTATTCGGGCTGGGGGCATCCGCGCCGGGAGGACTGACACCCATGAGACTAACGGTGTCTGGAGCTGTGACAGCAGCCTTGTTAGGTTCCATGACTTCGGGAATTGCGATTTATTTTGATCTAAGTCAGGATCTAGCCTTCTGGTATGCGGGTGGTGTTGCCGGAATCAAATGGTCGCAGCTTAAGATTCTTGCGCCGATTTTGCTTATTGTGATCGCTTGGTCTATGGGGCTCGCACGCTCCATTTCATTGATTTCAATGGGCGATGAGGTAGCATTGAACCTGGGACTAAATCTCCGGCGTATCCGGCTGTTGGGGTTGCTGACTGTGGTGGTCCTGGCTGGGCTATCCGTATCGGCTGCCGGGGCCATCGGCTTTGTAGGCTTGGTCGTTCCACATATTGCTCGCAAGCTGATCGGTGTGGATTATCGCCAGATCGTACCATTGTCTGCAATATTGGGAGCCGTGCTGCTAGTGCTGGCTGATTTGGGAGCGAGAATGGCGAATCCACCGGAGGAGCTAGCTATTGGAATTATGGTGTCTTTTATCGGAGTACCTTTTTTCCTCTTTCTCGCTCGTAAGGAAAGGAGGGAATTATAG
- a CDS encoding FecCD family ABC transporter permease — MSRSLGTGDTRTTKAWLVCFVLAGISFAVLVLGLNTGTIRIPPLRVLDTLFGGGSGRDHMVLFEYRLPRIVVTVLAGAGLGAAGAVMQGLSRNALADPGVLGLHAGAALGLVMYVSFFRDLEGSVALFIPLFTFAGGVVAAVLIVMLSYSGSRGIVPVRLILSGIGVASGLSAITLYWSLRLDEDTYAFTARWLAGSVWGRDWIHAVALLPWIVIVLPYVLSQTRSLNNLSLGDETAAGIGTSVKRQRLILLGAAVALSSASVSMAGGIGFIGLIAPHLARRLVGPMYQHLLPVAALVGVVILVTADTIGRSVFQSNAIPAGVVVAVIGAPYFLFLLSRTK, encoded by the coding sequence GTGAGTCGCTCTCTAGGGACAGGGGATACAAGAACGACCAAGGCTTGGCTCGTTTGCTTCGTATTGGCTGGAATCAGCTTTGCTGTTCTTGTGCTGGGTTTGAATACCGGAACGATTCGTATTCCACCGCTACGCGTGCTGGATACACTGTTTGGCGGCGGGAGCGGACGTGATCATATGGTTCTGTTTGAATACCGTCTGCCGCGGATTGTTGTAACAGTGCTGGCTGGAGCGGGACTGGGTGCAGCCGGGGCAGTCATGCAGGGCTTATCGCGAAACGCACTCGCAGATCCGGGAGTGCTGGGCCTTCATGCGGGGGCTGCGTTGGGCCTGGTGATGTATGTTAGCTTTTTTCGCGATCTGGAAGGATCAGTAGCCTTGTTCATTCCCTTGTTTACCTTTGCAGGAGGTGTCGTTGCGGCGGTACTGATTGTTATGTTGTCCTATAGTGGCAGCAGAGGAATCGTGCCTGTGCGATTGATTCTGTCCGGTATCGGTGTAGCCTCAGGGCTCAGCGCCATAACGCTGTATTGGTCGTTGCGGCTGGATGAGGATACGTACGCATTTACCGCACGTTGGTTGGCTGGCAGCGTATGGGGACGGGACTGGATACATGCAGTGGCTTTACTACCGTGGATTGTCATTGTATTGCCCTATGTTCTATCTCAGACACGTAGCCTGAATAATCTGTCGCTGGGTGATGAGACCGCAGCTGGAATTGGTACAAGTGTGAAGCGCCAGCGCTTAATACTGCTGGGCGCAGCAGTGGCTCTATCGAGCGCCAGCGTATCCATGGCCGGAGGCATCGGTTTTATTGGGCTGATTGCGCCTCATCTGGCTCGCCGTCTGGTTGGACCGATGTATCAGCATTTGCTGCCAGTAGCCGCTTTGGTCGGGGTCGTTATTCTGGTCACAGCAGATACGATTGGTCGTTCGGTATTTCAGTCGAATGCGATTCCAGCAGGTGTAGTGGTTGCTGTGATAGGAGCTCCGTATTTTTTATTCTTGTTATCCCGAACCAAATGA